In the Sphingobium sp. RAC03 genome, CCCGACCAGGCCTATGCCGATGCGGTCGCGGGCCGTGCCTCCAAATCCGATCCCGCCGTCACCCATGACCGCAAGCTACTTGCACCGGACAAGAAGGCGCGGGCGCACGGCATGGCCAAGGGCGACGCCATAGCTACTGCGACACCCTCGGCTATGGCGCGACCTGGCCAGGTTGCGACACCCTCGGCTATGGCGCGACCTGGCCAGGGCCATGTCGGCGTGCTGATCGAGGATTCCGGCTCGCCGATGCTGCGCCCGTCGCGCACGATCCGGACCTTGATCCTCCCCTATGCGGACAAGCAGCGCCCCGACCGGCTTTACATGGCGCGCTATGTCTATTCGATCATCGACCGCCCGGCCTGGGTCGTGGGCGACTATCTGGTGGAGCCTGGCGGGCGAACGCCTGCGCCGCCGGTAC is a window encoding:
- a CDS encoding TraV family lipoprotein, producing the protein MKMLRPCLLVLPLLALPGCATMGSVMSPYSEKFSCKNSDHGQCIHPDQAYADAVAGRASKSDPAVTHDRKLLAPDKKARAHGMAKGDAIATATPSAMARPGQVATPSAMARPGQGHVGVLIEDSGSPMLRPSRTIRTLILPYADKQRPDRLYMARYVYSIIDRPAWVVGDYLVEPGGRTPAPPVLRTLREPEPGSTDVPTQEAMPLTIHPEKRP